The genomic segment GTTAAGTTAGAGTCGAAAACATAGCAAACCATATAAAAGGTATAAGACACTCAAGGTGCTCTCGAACTTCAAGTCGAAGAGAATATCAGGACACGTCTCTCCATGGACACATTTTTATAAAATATGTCTCCACGAATTCCTCGAACAGACGTGCTAAAAACAGTTCGGGCTTTATCGTTTCTCGATCTCGCATTACCATTTACGATAATTCTATCTATAATCTTTGGTGTGGTCATTTCAGTGTATGTCCCATCCTCCCGTGGCACATTTGACCCGACTAATCATGCCAGTTTTGTTGGAGTTTCGATACCTTTAACGGTGGGGATGATTATAATGATGATACCGCCGATTTGTAAAGTTTCCTGGGAGTCCATTCATAAGTATATGGTTTTACGTTACGTTAGGAAACAAATTTTCATATCTCTTGTTTTGAACTGGATATTTGGACCTCTGATCATGACGGCCTTGGCATGGATGGTTTTGTTTAAGTTCGAAGAATATCGTCAGGGTATCATTATGATTGGCATAGCAAGATGCATAGCTATGGTGCTAATATGGAATCAAATTGCCGGAGGAGATAATGATCTTTGCGTTATTTTAGTGGTTATCAACTCTTTTCTACAGATAGTTCTTTATGCCCCATTACAGATACTGTACTGTTATGTTATATCAAATGACCGGCTTGTTGTCTCTGATGGCAAGATGTATGAGGAGGCCGCCAAATCTGTCGGGGTATTTCTCGGTATTCCTTTAGGGATCGGAATTTCTATTCGTTTGATATTTATATTCACCATGGGCAAGGAGAAATACGAGAGGAAcgttttgaaattcattTCTCCTTGGGCAATGATTGGTTTTCATTATACCTTACTTGTAATCTTCATTAGCAGAGGCTACGATTTTATTCATCAAATCGGACAAGCGGTATTGTGCTTTGTTCCTTTGATACTTTATTTTCTGATTACTTGGTTTATGACATTCGGAATAATGAGGCTATTATCTCGGAGAACGGCACTCGAGAAAGAATGTCCTTGCGATCAAGAAGTACttataaagaaaaagatcTGGGGGAAGAGAACCTGTGCCGCCAGTTATCCAATAACCATGACACAATGCTTTACCATGGCTTCCAACAACTTTGAATTATCATTGGCAGTTGCGATTTCAATGTACGGCAATAATAGCAAGCAGGCAATTGCAGCAACATTTGGACCTTTGTTGGAAGTCCCAGTTTTGCTAGTCTTGGCAATTTTTTCTAAACTTTTTAGAAACCTCTTCATCTGGGAAACAGAAAATGATCTACCCCATGATGATATATAATTGGAAACTCTGAGGTGCTATCTGTCAAGGAATTATTTATGTCTCTTCGAATAATCAGACggaattgatgaaatggttaCGGACACTGACTAAGCGCAGAAACAATTAGTGTCAGGCAGAGAATAATGGCGTAAAATCTCGGAGAGATAAGAATTTTCTTGGCTTCCATCGAGAATTCAGTTAGCTTTTATAACATACATTCTCATCGCACAGTGATCAAGAGAGACTTCCGCCGCCATGTTCGCCAGCATGATCCCAGGTAACATTCTCAGAGATGATACCGGTTGCAGCgaacaaaatcaaaaaacACAGGCAATCTTCCAGTGTGATATCGATGATGTAGAACACTGTTCTTTCCAGAAAAAAATTCCTATTTTCCATTAATCAGAAATGAACCAACAGCTGGTATACTCATGGAAACCGGTGTTGTTGGAGAACGTTCCCTAAGCTTAGGTGAAGGAGATGCTATGACTTTTATTTCACGAGACGGTGGTGCTTCTTGGGAGGTGGCTTTTGAATTTCCTGTGTATGCagcatttttggattttgggAACATTATCGTCGCTATACCGGAGCCTTCCTCTCCAAAGGGCTCgtcattgaagaagttcTTTTACTCTTTGGATCAGGGAAATAATTGGAGGGAATATCACCTCGATGAACCTACACATGCATTTGATATCGTACTTGATGGCTGGGGTATAAACGCTGTGATAGGCTTTGGTAAAGAAAAAGACAAGCAAACTACTGAATATACCTTTTACACAATAGACTTTTCAGAAGTGTTTGGAGGAAGTACCTGTACCGATAGAGATTGGGAACCATGGTATTTGTCTGATGGCAAGTGCTTTAATGGTGTCAAGTACAGTTTAACAGAAGGAAAGCGGATGCTCAATGTTTGATGAGGAAAACATTTGAAGAGCTAACACTAAATGAGGAGAGTTGTGAGCCTAAAGACATCTAGAGTAATATTTAGTTGTTTTTGAGAAGTTTTTGTCGCCAGTTTTTCGATTCTTAATGTGTTGTTTGGTCGTTACTGAGGGTAAATGGACGTCAATCTGGGGCTGGCTATCAAATAAACTCTCTTCAGGTAGCTAACGAGGCACTTCTGCACACACAAGAATTTCTTAAGTAAACATGGAATTCTTAATTCTCAATTCTAAATGTCAATTCTATTTTCCCAACCGTTGGCTTTAGAGATTATCTTTAGCCAAGAAAAGGGGTGCAATCTGAGTTGAAAGTACCACCCGGAGAAGTACCACCCGGAGAAGTTTAGTACTTTGAGGGACCATCAGCACAGCACTTGTGATACTATCATATTTTAAATCATTATAGACTGCTACTTTCAGATTGTGCTTGAGGAATACAAAGCTTTACTAATTGGTATCGCCCTATGCATCTGCTTTTataatttcaacaatttctttcagcTCGCAGTATTCCGAAGGACCATTACCAACGGATAGAGGCTCAAAGCAGGTCTTGTAACAGTTTAAGCAACGTTTACCGTCCAGAAATCTACGCTTAGAATGACTGCTATTTTCCTCACCAGCTAGATATTCATTCATATGTCTGGCTACTTGATCCCATTTATCCAGTTCCTTTCTAGGGCTGACTTTTGTTATTATCgacaaaaatttgattgcTTGCATTGTACCCATCTCTGGATACAGAAGGCGATAGCGATAGTGGTAGAATACCAAGAACAGATACTGCCAGTATatggaaaaaatcaaagCCTTAAATGATTTTTGGCTAAATGTTGTTACAATTTCTAACAGAGACTGAACTTGAAAGAAACAAACGATGAATCCCACGAGCAAATATCTTGAGTCAAAGGAGAACTTGCCTCTGTAGGTGTCTCTGggtaatttggaatttaaaACGGGTTCTGACAAACtgtttttcaatgataCTTCAAAATCCTCTTTTATTTATTGCATATAACACCTTGCTGATTGAATCTTGTCCGCATCAGTAATACTGTTAAATTTTCCTTGGTGATATGGCTTTGAAACATTAGCCCTGAATACAACTTGAGCATGTTGACCatcgaaaaaaaagtatGGTGTATTCCAGATATGTTCTTGGTAAAAGGAAAGGTTTAATTTACTTGCAATTTCGTCCCATTTCTCGAAATCAGGTTGAGGATTCAATTCTGGCACTTGTCGAACCAACACTGTTGTATTGGGATACATTTTCGAATATTGTAACCATGCAAAGGGAAGTAGAACTGAAAA from the Zygosaccharomyces rouxii strain CBS732 chromosome B complete sequence genome contains:
- a CDS encoding uncharacterized protein (some similarities with uniprot|P32319 Saccharomyces cerevisiae YBL017C PEP1 Type I transmembrane sorting receptor for multiple vacuolar hydrolases cycles between the late-Golgi and prevacuolar endosome-like compartments) — protein: METGVVGERSLSLGEGDAMTFISRDGGASWEVAFEFPVYAAFLDFGNIIVAIPEPSSPKGSSLKKFFYSLDQGNNWREYHLDEPTHAFDIVLDGWGINAVIGFGKEKDKQTTEYTFYTIDFSEVFGGSTCTDRDWEPWYLSDGKCFNGVKYSLTEGKRMLNV
- the ARR3 gene encoding Arr3p (similar to uniprot|Q06598 Saccharomyces cerevisiae YPR201W ARR3 Arsenite transporter of the plasma membrane required for resistance to arsenic compounds transcription is activated by Arr1p in the presence of arsenite), which codes for MSPRIPRTDVLKTVRALSFLDLALPFTIILSIIFGVVISVYVPSSRGTFDPTNHASFVGVSIPLTVGMIIMMIPPICKVSWESIHKYMVLRYVRKQIFISLVLNWIFGPLIMTALAWMVLFKFEEYRQGIIMIGIARCIAMVLIWNQIAGGDNDLCVILVVINSFLQIVLYAPLQILYCYVISNDRLVVSDGKMYEEAAKSVGVFLGIPLGIGISIRLIFIFTMGKEKYERNVLKFISPWAMIGFHYTLLVIFISRGYDFIHQIGQAVLCFVPLILYFLITWFMTFGIMRLLSRRTALEKECPCDQEVLIKKKIWGKRTCAASYPITMTQCFTMASNNFELSLAVAISMYGNNSKQAIAATFGPLLEVPVLLVLAIFSKLFRNLFIWETENDLPHDDI